A stretch of Mya arenaria isolate MELC-2E11 chromosome 14, ASM2691426v1 DNA encodes these proteins:
- the LOC128218389 gene encoding uncharacterized protein LOC128218389, protein MGSCGTPTSISGGVIITSEPYANASYAVYQCNSGYVMSGESYIECLNGVWGTTLPSCTLQDYNNLYNYITENHDDIPNWLFYMFAGVCGLVMLLLLTCILVWCLQCMGCYGKGAMFGEMEPSGSPCCCCSRRKSYQPQRRCNTFPRRFEYDEDGRRYHVDDYGYRCYYPHKGKHSSKVAVDVTSETHSSPRQTFVNAVSDVMYEKRGVPAKEVQAWKPHANPVRNINTSTK, encoded by the exons ATGGGAT CGTGCGGTACGCCGACGTCAATCTCAGGCGGCGTCATCATTACGTCCGAGCCGTATGCGAATGCATCGTACGCCGTCTACCAGTGCAATAGCGGATATGTG ATGTCCGGAGAATCCTACATAGAATGTTTAAACGGCGTATGGGGTACGACTCTTCCATCCTGCACCCTCCAAGACTACAACAACCTGTACAACTATATCACTGAAAACCATGATG ACATTCCCAACTGGTTGTTCTACATGTTCGCCGGGGTGTGCGGACTggtgatgctgctgctgctcacGTGTATCCTTGTATGGTGTCTACAGTGCATGGG tTGTTACGGGAAGGGCGCAATGTTCGGAGAGATGGAACCCTCGGGATCGCCGTGTTGTTGTTGCAGTCGCCGGAAAAG CTACCAGCCACAGCGGCGCTGCAATACGTTTCCCCGTCGTTTCGAGTATGACGAGGACGGCCGGCGGTACCATGTCGATGATTATGGTTACCGGTGTTACTATCCGCACAAGGGCAAACACTCCAGTAAAGTCGCCGTGGACGTAACCTCCGAG ACGCATTCTTCTCCACGCCAGACGTTTGTTAACGCAGTGAGCGATGTTATGTACGAGAAGCGTGGTGTGCCTGCAAAGGAGGTACAAGCATGGAAACCGCATGCAAATCCGGTCAGAAATATCAACACCAGCACGAAATAG